One part of the Sorangiineae bacterium MSr11954 genome encodes these proteins:
- a CDS encoding amidase: MRSIHRLAHFQVAATAAAVVLAAAFQSSPARADGGAGLDSLQDAEREPAPLSFDLDKATIPDLARMMGRGELSSIRLTLAYLQRIHHLDGKLGSVLFINPLVLAEAAASDVRHRAGKPLGPMDGIPVLLKDNADTVVMPTTAGSRALLGSSPARDAFLVRRLRAGGAVILGKANLSEWANFRSVKPTSGWSGVGGHTNNPHVLDRNPCGSSSGSGAAVAASLAQVAIGSETDGSIVCAAGMNGVVGHKPSLGLVSRSGVVPISAEQDTAGPITRHVVDSAIALSVLQARDPDDPATGDYPRDQPTNYAKLLDPNALRGARIGLWSLPVLGPDVDRVMRATADTLRANGATVIEVVPPYQDQLAADELPALLTEFKRDINAYLATRIGGPRTLADLIAYNRRDPAERTCFADQGLFEQAEVAPPPSDPGYRARRARLADLSRRSIDETLAKFHLDAIVAPTNPPAWKTDCVKGDNDIIPSSTPAAIAGYPHTTVPAGFIGPLPVGISIFAGRWSDARVLSLASAVERVTAARRPPRFLPTL; encoded by the coding sequence ATGCGTTCCATTCATCGATTGGCGCACTTCCAAGTGGCAGCCACCGCAGCCGCCGTCGTATTGGCGGCTGCTTTTCAATCCTCACCCGCGAGGGCCGACGGCGGCGCCGGGCTCGACTCCTTGCAGGATGCCGAACGCGAGCCGGCTCCGCTCTCGTTCGATCTCGATAAGGCGACCATCCCCGATCTCGCGCGCATGATGGGCCGCGGCGAGCTCTCGTCGATTCGACTCACCCTCGCCTATTTGCAACGCATCCATCACCTCGACGGCAAGCTCGGATCGGTGCTCTTCATCAACCCTTTGGTGCTCGCGGAGGCAGCCGCCAGCGATGTGCGTCATCGCGCTGGCAAACCGCTCGGCCCCATGGATGGCATTCCCGTGCTGCTCAAGGACAACGCCGATACGGTGGTGATGCCCACCACCGCGGGCTCCCGCGCCTTGCTCGGATCCAGCCCCGCCCGCGACGCCTTCTTGGTCCGTCGCCTGCGCGCGGGCGGCGCCGTGATCCTCGGAAAAGCAAACCTCTCGGAGTGGGCGAATTTCCGCTCCGTCAAGCCGACCTCGGGGTGGTCCGGCGTGGGCGGGCACACGAACAATCCCCATGTGCTCGATCGCAACCCGTGCGGCTCCTCGTCGGGATCGGGCGCCGCGGTGGCCGCCTCGCTGGCCCAAGTCGCCATCGGCAGCGAAACGGACGGATCCATCGTTTGCGCGGCCGGCATGAACGGTGTGGTCGGCCATAAACCGAGCCTCGGCTTGGTCAGCCGCAGCGGCGTGGTCCCGATTTCGGCCGAGCAGGATACGGCGGGGCCCATCACGCGGCACGTGGTCGACTCGGCCATCGCGCTGTCCGTCCTTCAAGCGCGCGATCCCGACGATCCGGCCACGGGCGACTATCCGCGCGACCAGCCCACCAACTATGCCAAGCTCCTCGATCCGAACGCCCTGCGCGGCGCGCGAATCGGCTTGTGGAGCTTGCCCGTGCTCGGCCCCGACGTCGACCGCGTCATGCGCGCCACCGCCGATACCTTGCGCGCGAACGGCGCGACGGTGATCGAGGTCGTACCGCCGTATCAAGATCAACTCGCCGCCGACGAGCTGCCCGCGCTGCTCACCGAGTTCAAACGCGACATCAACGCCTACCTGGCGACGCGAATTGGCGGCCCGCGCACCCTCGCCGATCTCATCGCCTACAACCGCCGCGATCCCGCGGAACGAACCTGCTTTGCCGATCAAGGGCTGTTCGAGCAGGCCGAGGTGGCCCCGCCGCCGAGCGATCCCGGCTACCGCGCGCGCCGTGCGCGGCTCGCCGATCTGTCGCGCCGCTCGATCGACGAGACGTTGGCGAAGTTTCACCTCGACGCGATCGTGGCGCCCACCAATCCGCCTGCTTGGAAAACGGATTGCGTCAAAGGCGATAACGATATCATTCCATCGTCGACACCCGCCGCCATCGCGGGATATCCGCATACCACAGTACCCGCGGGGTTCATCGGGCCGCTTCCCGTGGGCATATCCATTTTCGCGGGCCGCTGGTCCGACGCACGTGTGCTCTCGCTCGCCTCGGCGGTGGAGCGGGTGACGGCCGCGCGCCGCCCGCCGCGCTTCCTACCGACCCTGTAA
- a CDS encoding serine/threonine protein kinase, translating to MDGLAEKSPDDVFADRFLIEKEAGVGGMGIVYRALDRVSAGPVALKVLRRTEPSTIKRFATEAGALENLDHPAVVRYVAHGVSEEGEPYLAMEWIEGESLHVRLARASAEGTLLAVRDVLELGQRVAGALAAAHALGIVHRDVKPNNILLVEGDLARAKLADFGIARADFATHVTTSGVILGTVGYMAPEQARGATDLDGRADLFALGCVLFRCLTNKNVFEGPEPMAMLAKLLLHEAPRVGELRPGVPAALEDLVAKLLARERDNRPASALDVLAELARIATMPLDTAPMTLYRAAEAARASAEAARASAGGVGRAGAAKAAGGAESTTLTDERTPPASAHAAREGKASLGWRTGAVVVLGLAVLFAAVLTALFVRHRGESRAAVHAVDAPRAVHAVDAPRAPEPAAATASAVERPEEPAAAPSASSAVHRAPRARPKPSAAPEKPDCNPHYYFDAQGIRRAKPECL from the coding sequence GTGGACGGGCTTGCGGAAAAATCTCCGGACGATGTCTTCGCGGATCGATTCCTCATCGAGAAAGAGGCGGGCGTCGGCGGGATGGGGATCGTCTATCGCGCGCTCGATCGGGTCTCGGCGGGTCCGGTTGCGCTGAAGGTGCTCCGCAGAACGGAGCCTTCGACCATCAAGCGATTTGCGACCGAGGCGGGCGCGCTGGAAAACCTCGATCATCCGGCCGTGGTGCGTTACGTCGCCCATGGGGTGTCGGAAGAGGGTGAGCCGTACCTCGCGATGGAGTGGATCGAGGGCGAGAGCCTGCATGTGCGATTGGCACGCGCCAGCGCGGAGGGGACGCTGCTCGCGGTTCGAGACGTGCTCGAGCTGGGTCAACGGGTTGCGGGGGCGCTGGCGGCGGCCCATGCGCTGGGCATCGTTCATCGCGACGTGAAGCCAAACAACATCCTGCTCGTCGAGGGCGATCTCGCGCGCGCCAAGCTGGCCGACTTTGGAATCGCGCGCGCCGACTTTGCGACCCACGTGACCACGTCCGGGGTGATCCTGGGAACCGTCGGCTACATGGCGCCGGAGCAAGCGCGCGGCGCGACGGATCTGGATGGTCGCGCCGATCTGTTCGCGCTGGGGTGCGTGCTCTTTCGCTGCCTGACGAACAAGAATGTGTTCGAGGGGCCCGAGCCGATGGCGATGCTCGCCAAATTGCTGCTGCACGAGGCGCCGCGCGTGGGGGAGCTGCGGCCCGGGGTTCCTGCGGCGCTGGAGGATCTGGTCGCCAAGCTGCTCGCGCGGGAACGGGACAATCGTCCGGCGTCGGCGCTGGATGTGCTCGCGGAGCTAGCGCGTATTGCGACGATGCCGCTCGACACGGCGCCCATGACGCTTTATCGCGCGGCGGAAGCGGCGCGGGCTTCGGCGGAAGCGGCGCGGGCCTCGGCGGGGGGCGTGGGGAGGGCGGGGGCGGCGAAGGCGGCGGGGGGCGCGGAATCGACGACCCTCACCGATGAGCGTACACCGCCGGCGTCGGCGCATGCGGCGCGCGAGGGCAAGGCGTCCCTTGGATGGCGCACGGGCGCCGTGGTCGTCCTCGGCTTGGCGGTGCTCTTCGCGGCGGTGCTCACGGCGCTCTTCGTGCGCCATCGCGGCGAGTCGCGGGCCGCGGTGCACGCCGTCGACGCGCCGCGCGCGGTGCACGCCGTCGACGCGCCGCGCGCTCCGGAGCCAGCGGCCGCCACGGCTTCCGCTGTCGAGCGGCCCGAAGAGCCCGCGGCGGCGCCTTCCGCGTCGAGCGCCGTCCATCGCGCACCGCGCGCTCGCCCCAAGCCCAGCGCCGCGCCGGAGAAGCCGGATTGCAATCCGCACTACTACTTCGATGCGCAAGGGATAAGGCGCGCAAAACCGGAGTGCCTCTAG